A genomic window from Treponema maltophilum ATCC 51939 includes:
- a CDS encoding acetate kinase: MVILTLNCGSSSAKYQVYDWDTKDVLASGIVERVTQTGSGITHDAKGKDEYVKLRECPTHKEAIELIMETITDKDVGVISDMSVIKAVGHRVLHGGDKFTKSVKVTPEVLETFRSVEDLGPLHNPANIMGIEAAQKVLPDVPHCAVLDTAWHQTMPPSSFMYAIPHEWYEKYAARRYGFHGTSFLYTAKRASVLLGKKPADTNVIIAHIGNGASMCAVKEGKCFDTSMGITPLEGLVMGTRCGDMDCALPFYIMRKTGMSAAEMDTALNKKSGLLGITGKYVDRRDVTKAAAEGDEKARLALEMECYRLRKYFGAYLAAIGPVDAIVFTAGVGEFAPHIRAKAVAGLEFLGIKMDPAKNELAHTRNAETCISADDSKIKIFVIPTDEELVMTEDAYALMKGTYDVHTNFTYSFQSKDYVNKAREEGLKKDLEKNPELKRILALPR; this comes from the coding sequence ATGGTTATTTTGACGCTGAATTGCGGAAGTTCGTCCGCAAAATATCAAGTTTACGACTGGGACACAAAAGACGTTCTCGCATCGGGAATTGTAGAGCGCGTAACGCAAACGGGTTCCGGAATTACGCACGACGCGAAGGGCAAAGACGAATATGTAAAATTGCGGGAATGCCCCACTCATAAAGAAGCCATAGAACTGATTATGGAAACGATAACCGATAAAGATGTCGGCGTTATATCGGATATGAGCGTTATAAAGGCCGTAGGGCACCGCGTTTTGCACGGCGGCGATAAATTTACCAAATCGGTAAAGGTTACGCCGGAAGTTTTGGAAACATTCCGTTCGGTCGAAGACTTGGGGCCGCTGCACAACCCGGCAAATATTATGGGAATCGAAGCGGCGCAAAAGGTTTTGCCCGACGTTCCCCACTGCGCCGTCCTCGACACGGCATGGCACCAGACGATGCCGCCTTCTTCGTTTATGTATGCGATTCCGCACGAATGGTACGAAAAATATGCGGCGCGCCGATACGGCTTTCACGGAACGTCGTTCCTGTACACGGCAAAACGCGCGAGCGTGCTTTTAGGCAAAAAACCCGCGGACACGAACGTTATCATCGCCCACATCGGGAACGGCGCGTCCATGTGCGCGGTAAAAGAAGGCAAATGCTTCGACACGTCGATGGGTATAACCCCGCTTGAAGGTTTGGTTATGGGAACGCGCTGCGGCGATATGGACTGCGCCCTGCCCTTTTACATTATGCGCAAAACGGGCATGAGCGCCGCCGAAATGGACACCGCGCTGAACAAAAAAAGCGGCCTTTTGGGAATAACCGGCAAATACGTGGATCGGCGCGACGTTACCAAAGCCGCCGCCGAAGGCGACGAAAAAGCGCGCCTCGCACTCGAAATGGAATGTTACCGTTTACGCAAATATTTCGGCGCCTACCTTGCCGCTATCGGACCGGTGGACGCGATTGTCTTTACCGCGGGCGTCGGCGAGTTCGCTCCGCATATCAGGGCAAAAGCGGTTGCAGGCCTTGAGTTTTTAGGCATAAAGATGGATCCCGCGAAAAACGAACTTGCCCACACGCGCAACGCCGAAACCTGCATAAGCGCCGACGATTCGAAAATAAAAATCTTCGTCATTCCCACCGATGAAGAACTGGTTATGACCGAAGACGCATACGCGCTTATGAAAGGCACCTACGACGTTCACACGAATTTTACGTACAGCTTCCAAAGTAAAGACTATGTAAATAAGGCGCGCGAGGAAGGCTTAAAAAAAGAT
- a CDS encoding Rpn family recombination-promoting nuclease/putative transposase has translation MAKSFDDLTIADDFMFCKVMQNEGICKEFLEMVLSDKIGKIVYLSPQNSVATGIDAKSIRLDVFVKDEADKSYDIEMQVSNEHNLPKRMRYYQAAIDIAFLDKGVHYKALNECYIIFVCLFDAIGNGRALYTFENICLEDRHTPLRDGTKKVIINAQAFGKAEDKELKGFLEYVKTGTANTEYTGRIETMIQAVKHNEQARQEYRFMSGFEMDAREKGRSEGFSDGSHQKAVETARILKQFGDSVQKISQATGLSEAEIENL, from the coding sequence ATGGCAAAAAGCTTTGATGACTTAACCATCGCCGATGACTTTATGTTTTGTAAAGTCATGCAGAACGAAGGCATTTGCAAAGAGTTCCTTGAAATGGTTTTATCCGATAAAATCGGGAAGATTGTCTACCTGTCGCCCCAAAACAGTGTCGCAACCGGCATCGACGCAAAATCGATCCGTCTTGACGTGTTTGTAAAAGACGAAGCCGACAAGTCCTACGATATTGAGATGCAGGTAAGCAACGAGCACAATCTTCCGAAACGTATGAGATATTATCAGGCGGCAATCGACATTGCATTCTTGGACAAGGGTGTGCATTACAAAGCATTAAACGAGTGCTATATTATATTTGTCTGTCTTTTCGATGCAATCGGGAATGGCAGAGCGCTTTATACATTTGAAAATATTTGTCTTGAAGACCGGCACACACCCTTACGCGACGGGACAAAAAAGGTTATAATAAATGCACAAGCATTTGGAAAAGCTGAAGACAAAGAGCTCAAAGGCTTTTTGGAGTACGTTAAAACCGGAACGGCGAATACGGAATACACCGGGAGGATAGAAACGATGATACAGGCAGTAAAACACAATGAACAGGCACGGCAGGAATACCGTTTTATGTCGGGGTTTGAAATGGACGCACGGGAAAAAGGCCGAAGCGAAGGTTTCTCCGACGGTTCGCACCAAAAGGCTGTTGAAACAGCGCGTATATTAAAGCAGTTCGGTGATTCCGTTCAAAAGATATCGCAAGCTACCGGCCTTTCCGAAGCCGAAATCGAGAATTTGTAA
- the mspA gene encoding major sheath protein MspA codes for MKKALVFFVALAMIGSVFAAEPAAEAKVAEFSGNAAVTFGFDLDTVKAGFKNTTEADLKFNLMNGGDKSTTGNGVWGELKLVVNALQIRATADVSDGHTFAIQTKKDNDGEDTIFVEIDTAKLHFNDLYVGITSGDFRYGGSFWYPNALNYKDSKEDEKYTRSRAAKLGYDQGLVLGYEKKDLFKVELAARSKKDTTKKVEKVELVHLSAGAKIKEKEYYKTEPAAVTGDTAQDIFNDGTLVSVTADPKVKTLNAEGAYYKPVMKDDETNYWTNKFALGLYGEVTPIKDLRIGVGAAYVLGQLGAAASEDDKTNDISVFAGVDYRFNFNEDFFIQPTVTYNFYNDYKVASKNYAIETNKMNAGLRFGFAKSKSDSENESLLYTFFGQEKLFYETTKNDKGDQILLPGVSVFGSFNFKENAMKTELPVMLTFYSGELVQNLKAYALFGANLGPDAGKGTAVAMSDAVYKGIIEKKGMQAGLAASYDVKVNDAVTIVPAAGVLWTHGSQASGNDKMSADEVAVSLKADVKGLVSNTTFTAFWEKASFGKGAASVGGTKTSVDAVKKGVIGLKAKIAL; via the coding sequence ATGAAAAAAGCTCTTGTATTTTTTGTTGCTTTGGCAATGATCGGCTCCGTTTTTGCGGCCGAACCTGCTGCCGAGGCCAAAGTAGCGGAATTTTCCGGAAATGCGGCCGTTACGTTCGGCTTCGATCTGGATACGGTAAAAGCCGGTTTTAAAAACACGACGGAAGCCGACTTAAAATTTAACTTAATGAACGGCGGCGACAAGTCCACGACCGGAAACGGCGTATGGGGCGAATTAAAGCTCGTCGTTAACGCATTGCAGATTCGTGCGACGGCCGATGTAAGCGACGGTCACACGTTTGCAATACAAACGAAAAAAGACAACGACGGTGAAGATACGATTTTCGTCGAAATCGATACCGCAAAACTTCACTTTAACGATTTGTATGTCGGTATTACTTCCGGCGATTTCCGTTACGGCGGAAGCTTTTGGTATCCGAACGCGTTGAACTACAAAGACAGCAAAGAAGACGAAAAATATACCCGCAGCCGCGCTGCCAAACTCGGTTACGATCAGGGCTTGGTTTTGGGTTATGAGAAAAAAGATCTGTTTAAGGTTGAGCTTGCCGCTCGCAGCAAAAAAGATACGACAAAAAAAGTAGAAAAAGTAGAGCTTGTCCATTTAAGTGCAGGTGCTAAAATTAAAGAAAAAGAGTACTATAAGACCGAACCTGCTGCAGTTACCGGTGATACAGCACAAGATATCTTTAATGATGGTACTTTAGTTTCTGTTACTGCAGATCCCAAGGTTAAGACTTTGAATGCGGAGGGGGCATATTACAAACCTGTCATGAAAGACGACGAAACCAACTACTGGACCAACAAATTCGCGTTAGGTTTGTACGGTGAAGTAACTCCCATTAAAGATTTAAGAATCGGCGTGGGTGCAGCTTATGTTTTGGGACAATTGGGAGCAGCCGCTTCTGAAGATGACAAAACCAATGATATTTCGGTATTTGCCGGTGTCGACTACCGCTTTAACTTCAACGAAGATTTCTTTATCCAGCCGACCGTAACCTATAATTTCTACAACGATTATAAAGTCGCTTCGAAAAACTATGCTATTGAAACCAACAAAATGAATGCGGGTCTCCGCTTCGGTTTTGCAAAGAGCAAGAGCGACAGCGAAAACGAATCGCTTCTTTACACTTTCTTCGGTCAGGAAAAACTTTTCTATGAAACGACGAAAAACGACAAGGGCGACCAGATTCTTCTTCCCGGTGTAAGCGTGTTCGGTTCTTTCAACTTCAAAGAAAATGCGATGAAGACGGAACTTCCCGTTATGCTTACTTTCTATTCCGGCGAACTCGTGCAGAACTTAAAAGCCTATGCTTTGTTCGGTGCGAACCTCGGTCCGGATGCCGGAAAGGGTACTGCAGTAGCTATGTCTGATGCCGTTTATAAAGGAATCATCGAGAAAAAAGGTATGCAAGCCGGTTTGGCTGCCAGCTACGACGTAAAGGTAAACGATGCCGTTACGATTGTTCCCGCTGCGGGCGTTCTTTGGACGCACGGCAGTCAGGCAAGCGGTAACGATAAGATGTCTGCCGATGAAGTTGCCGTATCTTTGAAAGCCGATGTAAAAGGTTTGGTTTCCAACACGACCTTTACCGCTTTCTGGGAAAAAGCTTCTTTCGGAAAAGGTGCGGCCTCTGTCGGCGGTACCAAAACTTCGGTTGATGCAGTCAAAAAAGGTGTTATCGGTCTTAAAGCGAAAATCGCTCTGTAA
- a CDS encoding Rpn family recombination-promoting nuclease/putative transposase has protein sequence MRKNFDDLTIQDDFMFCQVMKNKNLCKTFLEMLLADKIGNITHIASQSTVAPESEAKFVRLDILVQDEKNNFYDIEMQVVNEHNVAKRMRYYQSALDVSFLDKGEYYTNLKDSYIIFVCLFDFIGKNKAVYFFENICLEDEPIRLRDGTKKIIINVDAFKNIKDKALSGFLEYIKTGCITTKFSERIEKMIRTIKQNEQARQEYRFISAVVMDAKEEGRSQGFTDGVNQTKRKTAAALKAMGLAKSKIAKATGLSLAEIEKL, from the coding sequence ATGCGAAAGAATTTTGATGATTTGACAATTCAAGATGATTTTATGTTTTGCCAAGTAATGAAGAATAAAAACTTGTGTAAAACCTTTCTTGAAATGCTGCTGGCCGATAAAATCGGCAACATAACGCATATAGCAAGTCAAAGTACCGTTGCACCGGAATCCGAAGCAAAATTCGTACGGCTGGATATACTGGTGCAAGATGAGAAAAACAACTTTTACGATATTGAAATGCAGGTAGTAAATGAACATAATGTCGCAAAAAGAATGCGATACTACCAAAGTGCTTTGGATGTTTCGTTTTTAGATAAAGGTGAATACTATACAAATCTTAAAGATAGTTATATAATTTTTGTGTGTTTATTTGATTTTATAGGGAAAAATAAAGCGGTATATTTTTTTGAGAATATTTGTCTGGAAGACGAGCCGATACGTTTACGGGATGGTACAAAAAAGATTATTATAAATGTCGATGCATTTAAAAATATAAAAGATAAAGCATTGAGCGGCTTTTTAGAGTATATAAAAACGGGGTGTATAACTACAAAATTCAGCGAAAGGATAGAAAAGATGATACGGACAATTAAACAAAATGAACAGGCGCGGCAAGAATACCGATTTATTTCAGCGGTTGTGATGGATGCAAAGGAGGAAGGCCGGTCGCAGGGCTTTACCGACGGAGTAAATCAAACAAAAAGAAAAACCGCTGCCGCATTAAAAGCGATGGGGCTGGCAAAAAGTAAAATAGCAAAAGCGACCGGCCTTTCTCTTGCCGAAATAGAAAAACTCTAG
- a CDS encoding NCS2 family permease, with translation MEKFFKMGARGTNVRREIVAGLTTFLAMAYILAVNPKMLANAGMDAGGVFTATALAACIATLVMAFTANLPIALAPGMGLNAFFAFTVVLGMGISWKIALTAVFLEGVLFIILSLFNVREAIIKAIPSNLKKAVAAGIGLFICFIGFQNAGIIVNNDATLVGLGNLTHGPAAVAMIGLALTAVLYALKIPGSILIGILVTTLIGIPFGVTSVPANWTPVSMPAAPLLFQFDFSHIFTLDFFAVFFTFLFVDIFDTVGTLVGVSSEAHIMDANGNVPRVKQALLSDAIGTVAGACLGTSTVTSYVESTAGVAAGGRTGMTALTTGVLFLLALFLSPLFLLVPGAATAPALIIVGFLMLKAVTGINFNDVTEGLSAFITIVMMPFAYSIAEGIVWGIITYVFMKAATGKAKSIPVVTWVLFVIFILRLILTSGA, from the coding sequence ATGGAAAAATTCTTTAAAATGGGGGCGCGCGGGACGAATGTTCGGCGCGAGATTGTAGCCGGTCTTACGACTTTTTTGGCAATGGCGTATATTTTGGCGGTAAACCCCAAAATGCTCGCCAATGCGGGAATGGACGCAGGCGGCGTTTTTACGGCTACGGCTTTGGCGGCCTGTATTGCAACGCTCGTTATGGCATTTACGGCGAACCTGCCGATTGCGCTTGCGCCGGGTATGGGCTTAAACGCGTTTTTCGCCTTTACGGTTGTTTTGGGAATGGGCATTTCGTGGAAAATCGCGCTGACGGCCGTATTCCTTGAAGGTGTTTTATTCATTATTTTGTCGCTTTTTAATGTCCGCGAAGCCATTATAAAAGCGATTCCGTCCAACTTAAAAAAAGCGGTTGCGGCGGGTATCGGCTTGTTTATTTGTTTTATCGGCTTTCAAAATGCGGGTATTATCGTAAATAACGATGCCACCTTGGTCGGTTTGGGTAATTTAACGCACGGCCCCGCCGCCGTCGCGATGATCGGTCTTGCGCTTACCGCGGTTTTATACGCGCTTAAAATTCCCGGCTCAATTCTTATCGGTATTTTGGTTACGACCCTTATCGGTATTCCGTTCGGGGTTACGTCGGTTCCGGCAAACTGGACTCCCGTCAGCATGCCCGCAGCCCCGCTGTTGTTTCAATTCGATTTTTCACACATATTCACGCTTGATTTTTTTGCCGTGTTTTTTACCTTTTTGTTTGTCGATATTTTCGATACGGTCGGCACCCTTGTGGGCGTCAGTTCGGAAGCGCACATTATGGACGCAAACGGCAATGTGCCGCGCGTAAAGCAAGCGCTTTTGTCCGACGCGATCGGTACGGTGGCGGGTGCCTGTTTGGGGACGTCAACCGTTACCAGCTATGTCGAAAGCACCGCAGGTGTTGCCGCGGGCGGACGCACCGGTATGACGGCGCTGACAACGGGCGTTTTGTTCCTTTTGGCGCTGTTTTTAAGTCCGCTGTTTTTACTCGTACCCGGAGCCGCAACCGCACCCGCGCTGATTATCGTCGGCTTTTTGATGCTCAAAGCGGTAACCGGCATCAACTTTAACGATGTAACCGAAGGTTTGTCGGCCTTTATCACGATCGTTATGATGCCCTTTGCGTATTCGATTGCCGAAGGTATCGTGTGGGGAATTATCACCTACGTGTTTATGAAAGCGGCAACCGGAAAGGCAAAATCGATTCCGGTCGTTACGTGGGTTTTGTTCGTTATTTTTATACTGCGCTTGATTTTAACGAGCGGGGCATAA
- a CDS encoding RidA family protein, with translation MKKQITSAHAPAAIGPYSQAVQAGPFVFTSGQLPIDPKTGAFAGSTIEEQTRQSLKNIEAVLKEAGLAMDAVVKTTVFLSDMNNFTAMNGVYAEFFGAGVFPARSAVQVARLPKDSLVEIEAVALCPAR, from the coding sequence ATGAAAAAGCAAATAACGAGCGCACATGCGCCGGCGGCGATCGGACCGTATTCGCAGGCGGTACAGGCCGGCCCCTTTGTTTTTACATCCGGGCAGCTTCCCATCGACCCGAAAACGGGCGCTTTTGCGGGAAGCACCATCGAAGAGCAGACAAGGCAGTCGCTGAAAAACATAGAAGCCGTGCTTAAAGAAGCCGGCCTTGCGATGGATGCCGTCGTAAAGACGACGGTCTTTTTAAGCGACATGAACAACTTTACCGCCATGAACGGCGTCTATGCCGAATTCTTCGGAGCGGGCGTTTTTCCCGCCCGCTCGGCGGTTCAAGTCGCAAGGCTTCCCAAAGACAGCCTTGTCGAAATCGAAGCCGTAGCCTTATGCCCCGCTCGTTAA
- a CDS encoding DUF5058 family protein, with amino-acid sequence MNAVHAEGLTASANSAFMYGIGAAVAALITLVSIVFAVRAYRAAVAAGIDKKSIRSVIRSSAVFTLIPSTAILLGLVTMAGGLGVPLSWIRLSVIGAVQYELIAANAAASAAGIPALLLDLLTPRVFVSIAVVMTACIISGPLFNLFFLKRYNAGVKNMQQKDNRWGHLVVDSMFMGMICTFLGNPIIALRLDPGRGKTALLVMFVSAAVMALCSFAVKKGKLKAFEGFALPVSMITGMAFAVLF; translated from the coding sequence ATGAACGCTGTTCATGCGGAAGGCTTGACCGCTTCGGCCAATTCCGCTTTTATGTACGGTATCGGCGCGGCGGTTGCTGCCTTGATTACGCTGGTATCGATTGTGTTTGCCGTGCGCGCCTACCGCGCCGCCGTTGCGGCCGGCATCGACAAGAAGTCGATCCGCTCGGTTATCCGTTCAAGTGCGGTATTTACGCTGATTCCTTCAACCGCGATTCTGCTCGGTCTTGTTACGATGGCCGGAGGTTTGGGCGTCCCGCTTTCGTGGATACGGCTTTCGGTTATCGGCGCGGTACAGTACGAATTGATAGCGGCAAACGCTGCCGCTTCGGCTGCGGGAATTCCCGCACTGCTTTTGGATCTTCTTACGCCGCGCGTTTTCGTTTCGATCGCCGTTGTTATGACCGCCTGCATTATTTCCGGCCCCCTGTTCAATTTGTTTTTTCTTAAACGCTACAATGCCGGCGTAAAAAACATGCAGCAAAAAGACAACCGCTGGGGACACCTCGTCGTCGATTCGATGTTTATGGGAATGATTTGTACGTTTTTGGGAAACCCGATCATCGCGCTGCGCCTTGATCCCGGTCGCGGAAAAACCGCCCTGCTTGTTATGTTTGTGTCGGCTGCGGTTATGGCTTTGTGCAGTTTCGCCGTCAAAAAGGGTAAGCTGAAAGCGTTTGAAGGTTTTGCGCTTCCGGTAAGCATGATTACGGGAATGGCGTTTGCCGTTTTGTTTTGA
- a CDS encoding M20/M25/M40 family metallo-hydrolase translates to MNEKNPAEKKSAAAKSAKLAAVKSAKSAEAKSKLAAAVSAAERFASLIRCPTVSLPTDKDTQQNDVQSDVFDRFHAELKKNYPAVFKACERIKVGRYPLVLRWKGKDSSASVVFAAHQDVVPAAEHAERWKYEPFAGTIAEGAVWGRGALDDKGSLCAIFEACESLAAENFTPSCDIYLCFSHNEETMGWGARAVADELERRGVKPLFVLDEGGAVVEKPLPLMKGKAAMIGITEKGVADVRFCARSTGGHASTPPKQSPLGALGAFASSVEKKSPLKTHMTGALARMLSVLSRRMSFPLNVLFRFPHFFAPLIRAVFKASGGAARALVQTSCAFTMAQGSDAVNVLPASAFLTANLRISGGDTLDSVMDSLQKRATKYGVRAELIRGHEASPESVLNRGWDILCKALDAQFPGVSAVPYIMLAASDARHYCKLCPAVYRFTPFEMTDAQRGSVHGVDEHLEVANFERGVRFYRDVMQSI, encoded by the coding sequence ATGAACGAAAAAAATCCCGCCGAAAAAAAATCCGCAGCGGCAAAATCGGCAAAACTGGCCGCAGTAAAGTCGGCAAAGTCTGCCGAGGCAAAGTCGAAGCTGGCTGCGGCAGTTTCCGCCGCCGAACGCTTTGCTTCTCTTATTCGCTGCCCGACCGTATCTTTGCCGACCGACAAAGATACGCAGCAAAACGATGTGCAAAGCGACGTGTTCGATCGTTTTCATGCCGAACTGAAAAAAAACTATCCTGCGGTATTTAAAGCATGCGAGCGCATAAAAGTCGGGCGTTATCCGCTTGTGCTGCGCTGGAAAGGGAAAGACTCTTCGGCTTCGGTTGTGTTTGCCGCGCACCAGGATGTGGTGCCGGCGGCTGAGCATGCCGAGCGCTGGAAGTACGAACCCTTTGCGGGCACAATAGCCGAAGGCGCCGTATGGGGGCGCGGCGCGCTCGACGACAAGGGCAGCCTGTGCGCGATTTTTGAAGCCTGCGAAAGTTTGGCCGCCGAAAATTTTACGCCTTCGTGCGACATTTACCTTTGTTTTTCGCATAATGAAGAAACGATGGGCTGGGGCGCGCGCGCCGTTGCCGACGAATTGGAAAGGCGCGGCGTTAAGCCGCTCTTTGTGCTCGACGAAGGAGGCGCCGTCGTGGAAAAGCCTCTGCCCCTTATGAAGGGAAAGGCGGCCATGATCGGCATTACCGAAAAAGGCGTTGCGGACGTCCGCTTTTGCGCGCGGAGCACGGGAGGGCATGCAAGTACGCCTCCAAAGCAAAGTCCCTTGGGCGCTCTCGGCGCATTCGCGTCTTCCGTAGAAAAAAAATCGCCTTTAAAAACGCATATGACCGGCGCCTTGGCGCGCATGCTGAGCGTATTGTCGCGCCGCATGAGCTTTCCGCTGAACGTTTTGTTCCGCTTTCCGCATTTTTTCGCGCCGCTTATTCGGGCGGTTTTTAAGGCGTCCGGGGGAGCTGCGCGCGCCCTTGTGCAAACGTCCTGCGCCTTTACGATGGCCCAAGGTTCCGACGCCGTAAACGTGCTGCCCGCAAGCGCCTTCCTTACGGCAAACTTGCGCATTTCAGGCGGCGATACGCTCGACTCGGTAATGGACTCTTTGCAAAAGCGGGCGACAAAATACGGCGTTCGGGCGGAACTGATCCGCGGGCACGAAGCGTCGCCCGAATCGGTATTGAACCGCGGTTGGGATATTTTGTGCAAAGCGCTCGACGCGCAGTTTCCCGGCGTAAGCGCCGTTCCGTACATTATGCTTGCCGCAAGCGATGCGCGTCATTATTGCAAATTGTGTCCGGCCGTGTATCGGTTTACTCCGTTCGAAATGACCGATGCCCAGCGCGGCAGTGTCCACGGCGTCGATGAACACCTCGAAGTTGCGAACTTTGAACGCGGCGTCCGTTTTTACCGCGACGTTATGCAGAGCATTTAA
- a CDS encoding MATE family efflux transporter produces MTDMTAGNPAKLITKFAIPMLLGNILQQMYNIVDSIVVGNFIGKEALAAVGNSFVVILLLVSLFAGAATGAVILISQFFGSKQNEKLKLAVDTIYIGMIFGSLIITLAGVAAARPFLHFMHTPEGDTMEMSATYLQTVFAGSVLMFGYNVNTAILQGVGDSKSSLLFLAIATAVNIALDLIFVTVFNMGVFGVALATVIAQGVAFAFGVWYINRKVKLFKLFSRDMRFDFRILMQMFQIGLPAGIQNMLFSVGTIVLQRLVNSYGSAFMAGYGATNKVDAFVFMPIVSFATAVSAFVGQNIGARRLDRVKQGVRSAVIISVSIAVISSVLVMIFGRYLLMAFTQDADVLRTGTEFLKRLMPPYFLLAIIFILNSAVRGAGQSMLPMIATLISLLGARVPLAYLFDHLGGKYNIFWCYAAGWLVGVLIIVPYYLSGHWKKNAFRFLDERK; encoded by the coding sequence ATGACTGACATGACTGCGGGAAACCCTGCAAAACTCATAACGAAATTCGCAATCCCCATGCTTTTAGGGAACATTCTGCAGCAAATGTACAACATTGTGGACAGCATTGTTGTGGGAAACTTTATCGGCAAAGAAGCTCTCGCCGCAGTCGGCAACTCCTTTGTCGTCATCCTTTTGCTCGTATCGCTGTTTGCGGGCGCCGCAACCGGAGCCGTCATCCTCATATCGCAGTTTTTCGGATCAAAGCAAAACGAAAAGCTTAAGCTTGCGGTCGACACGATTTATATCGGCATGATTTTCGGCTCGCTCATCATTACCCTCGCCGGCGTTGCCGCAGCCCGTCCCTTTTTGCACTTTATGCATACTCCCGAGGGCGACACGATGGAAATGTCGGCAACCTATCTGCAAACGGTATTTGCCGGATCGGTTCTCATGTTCGGCTACAACGTCAACACCGCCATCCTGCAGGGCGTCGGCGACAGCAAATCGTCACTGCTGTTTTTGGCGATCGCGACCGCCGTAAACATCGCCCTCGATTTGATTTTCGTTACCGTATTCAACATGGGCGTGTTCGGAGTTGCGCTGGCAACCGTTATAGCGCAGGGCGTCGCCTTTGCCTTCGGCGTGTGGTATATAAACCGCAAAGTAAAACTGTTCAAACTGTTTTCGCGCGACATGCGCTTCGATTTCCGCATCCTAATGCAAATGTTTCAAATCGGGCTTCCGGCCGGAATTCAAAACATGCTGTTTTCGGTCGGAACCATTGTTTTGCAGCGCCTGGTCAACAGTTACGGCAGCGCCTTTATGGCAGGCTACGGCGCTACAAACAAAGTCGACGCTTTCGTCTTTATGCCCATCGTCAGTTTTGCAACCGCGGTCAGCGCCTTTGTCGGACAAAACATCGGTGCGCGCAGACTCGACCGCGTAAAACAGGGCGTACGCAGCGCCGTCATCATTTCGGTCAGCATTGCCGTCATCAGCAGCGTTTTGGTTATGATTTTCGGCCGCTACCTGCTCATGGCCTTTACGCAGGATGCGGACGTTTTGCGCACCGGAACGGAATTCCTCAAGCGCCTTATGCCGCCCTACTTTTTGCTCGCGATTATCTTTATCCTCAATTCGGCCGTGCGCGGCGCGGGTCAATCGATGCTTCCGATGATCGCGACGCTGATCTCACTTTTGGGCGCGCGCGTTCCGCTTGCCTACCTTTTCGATCATCTGGGCGGAAAGTACAACATATTTTGGTGCTATGCGGCGGGCTGGCTCGTCGGCGTGCTGATTATCGTTCCGTATTATCTGAGCGGACACTGGAAAAAGAACGCGTTTCGCTTTTTGGACGAAAGAAAATAA